TCAAAGTTATTCTAAATAGCCTGAAAAATGTATGGGTTACTCAGTTTGTCCAGAAAAAGAAATCTTAAATTATTCTAAATAGCACTAATTTTCAGAAAAATGTGATGCCTTTAAAAATTCATAAATAGTTGTGGTTATTCCCCAGGTTATGCAGGACCTCAGTATGACCAGGGAACCACCTCTGTATATGTACAACAAGCTTCGGGCACGAGATACCCagaattttgcaatgaaattccaaaggctcattttcttttctccaatgTGAGACTGCACGTTTGCAATCACTGCACTAAGTGGATAGAGGATGAAACACACCATCATTCCATTGAAACtcccagaaacaaaagcagaaatgccACTAGGTATGCCTCGCTCCAAGAATAAATCCTTAACTGGgtctttgaaagaaaaataaagggcACTGCCTGTTCCATTCCTCAGGAGAATGGAGAGGAAGCCTCGATAGTACCCAAGTTGTAACTTATTTTTAAAGCTGTAAGAATTAAACTCCTTTAGGATACTATGGGTATTGGGAAACTTGACATCTTTCCTGTGGTCCTGAAGGACATTTTGGACACGTTCAAATGGGGTCAAGGCCAATGCTTCGATGATTCCAGATAGGGATCCTGCAATGCAGCGATGGTACAAATATGTATCCTCTGTTGAGATATTTCTAATGAGGCTATCGTAAACACCAAACAGCAAGGTACCTTGGATGGTCTTGGCTAGGAGTGGAGGAAGAATTCCTCTGTAAAACTTGATAAGGCCTTCTTGACAGAGTTGAGTGACAGCTTTTCGGATAACAAAACCATGGATTTGCTGTCGGAAAATTGTCTTGTGAATTGGAAACGTCAGAAATGTCGCAAGACAGCTAGAGATAGCTCCAATTCCACAGTTCTTCAGTGAGTCTGCCACTGAGTCTTCAGAATCCTGCTGCATTTTCAATTTTTCTGTGTAATATATTAAAAAAGTATCGATATTCACTGCATAACTGTCTTCGTCACATACTATTTTCACTCAAAACAAGAAGAAAACGTTGTTTGATAATACACATTGGTACATAT
The Stegostoma tigrinum isolate sSteTig4 chromosome 15, sSteTig4.hap1, whole genome shotgun sequence genome window above contains:
- the LOC125458851 gene encoding solute carrier family 25 member 53-like — protein: MQQDSEDSVADSLKNCGIGAISSCLATFLTFPIHKTIFRQQIHGFVIRKAVTQLCQEGLIKFYRGILPPLLAKTIQGTLLFGVYDSLIRNISTEDTYLYHRCIAGSLSGIIEALALTPFERVQNVLQDHRKDVKFPNTHSILKEFNSYSFKNKLQLGYYRGFLSILLRNGTGSALYFSFKDPVKDLFLERGIPSGISAFVSGSFNGMMVCFILYPLSAVIANVQSHIGEKKMSLWNFIAKFWVSRARSLLYIYRGGSLVILRSCITWGITTTIYEFLKASHFSEN